tttccaGAAGTCATTATAAAATGTATGCCCAAACTACCTTTAGACTTTTTTACTTCCAAAAATGAAAATGCAAATTCCAGAGGGTTACCCAAACATGAATCAATGTGACTTCTAGAGGAGAATTAAGTTGGCCATTCCTCATAGACGAGCAAATTTCGGCATCCTCGATCTGTCTCTAATGTTTTTCGCTCAttctcttgctgttttctatcagcTTTGCCTGCAAAAAAGAATCTTATTTTTGGATTCATTTCTAGTACAATTAAAGTTGTAGACCAacgtacacccaaacctatgtGGCAAAATTCTTGTTGCGTACAACTTAAACACCAGATCCCGTCCAAATTGTGAGGAAAGGATTTGGATGATTTGAGAACCAATGAACATTTAACCCAGTTCGGACATTTGGCATATAAATGAAATGAGAGGTGGAATGCCGTACTAACACAACTCTCACCTGATCGGACAAAAACGGCATGTCACCTGTAGGTGCTTCAGTGCTTGCATTTGGGCGGTGTATGCTATATCGTATACGTGTCATTTAAGCTGATCGGTTGACCGTCGGAACCAAGTCAGCCTGCTCGGCGTGTGGTATTTGGCTCAGGCTCGATTGGTTATCACAGACTCACGGTACCTGCTTCCCGGTCGCATAAAACAAACGGAAGCAACCCGACAATGGACTACATCATCATCACCCAACTATCAATTTAATGTTATTAATCAACCAAATTATTTAATACGTATCTAATCAGTGAGATTCCATTTGCTGGTAAGAATCTTACAATTTTTTATGCGCAGTTGCTTTGATCAATTGATCATATACAATTCCTCAGTACCCATCTAATAACATACCCACTCTTTCTAAGAAGTACAGACGGAAAGAAGATGAACACGAGAGAAGATAAAATTGTGACTAGTGAAAACGGAGAAGAAAATGATAAGGAGAGTCCTGGAAAAGAAGGTTCAATTTGTGGGTTTGATTCTCTTAATCAACTTCTAAGCTCTTCTCTTAAGCCTCAAGTCTATCAGgtatatttatcttttatttgaTTCCCCTTTTAATATTTCATTTTGAATTAGGAATTTGTTGTTGAATCATACATTTACTTTTTGGAAGATTGTTGTAATGGAATTATGATATCAAAATTATTGTTTATATTAATTTGGCTAGGGTTTGAAAATTATGAGAGTTCTGCTGAAGCAGACACTGGGAATCTGTGATACCTCTTGATGTTTTTTTCCGTTTCTTGATCGACTACAGTAAATTTGTAAGCGTGAACCACTttaattcaattaagaaattaatGATAACTTTTAATTGGGATGTTTGGGACTTGGGAGAGTTAGTGATAAGATAGTTGACTTTTTTTAAATCACCATTTTGCAGGAGGTAACCAGATTGCTTCAAGGGCTGAATTGCGGAAAACCACTTGAATCAGTTGCCCTTCCTGACTCTGCAACTAcactatcttcaaaccatggttTTGACTTAAAGGTAGATCTTTATAAACGCAAGCGAAACACATCCATTGCTGCACCTCATTTCTTAGAGGAATTGGcttgtgcttatgatttgtgattATGCAAATCATGTATACTATTAAGCTTTTTTTCTTGGCTAAATGTTGTCATTTCTGTGGTGAGATTTTTATTGTTCTCGAATGACGAAGTAAATTGCTTTAGAGGTCTGCATAGTGCATCGTACTACTAGCGTAGTATACTGAATTGTCTTTTTTATATTGTAAAACCTATTACAGGCTTTCAGCTTTCATGCTGACAAAGAGTTAATGCGAGAACCTCGAATTGTTCGGGTTGGTCTCATTCAGAACTCTATTGCACTTCCTACAACTCATCCTTTTCTCGACCAAAAGAGAGCCTTATTTCAAAAGCTCAAACCAATTATTGAAGCTGCAGGTGCTTCTGGGGTCAACATATTATGCTTGCAGGTGAGCTAAATCCAAATTAGCAGAAATTTGGATGCAAAATCCCATTATATATTATAATGAAGTTAGCTACAGCATCATTTTTCTGTTTTTGATTTCAGGAAGCATGGACAATGCCTTTTGGATTTTGTACACGGGAGAAGAGTTGGTGTGAATTTGCTGAACCTGTGGATGGGGAATCAACTCAATTTCTCAGTGGTTTGGCACAAAAATATAATATGGTCATAGTGAGCCCGATTCTTGAGAGGGACGTGAACCATGGGGAAACAATTTGGAACACTGCTGTTATAATTGGAAATCATGGTAACATAATTGGGAACCATCGCAAGGTAATAGTTTAACAGTATTAGTGCTCCTTTTACTGTTTGAATTCTGCGCAGTCTTGTACTCTTGTCTAACTATTAGTGCTGAATTTGGAATATGTGTTTGATGGTATCTATCAGAATCACATTCCAAGAGTTGGAGATTTCAATGAGAGCACATACTATATGGAAGGGAACACTGGCCATCCCGTATTTGAGACAGCTTATGGAAGGATAGCAGTTAATATCTGTTATGGAAGGCACCATCCTCTGAACTGGATGGGTTTTGGACTAAACGGTGCTGAGATTGTTTTTAATCCTTCTGCTACTGTTGGTGAACTCAGTGAGCCTATGTGGCCTATCGAGGTTTGTTTcctataatttcttattttgctTAATGTTATCCCTGAAATCTTGACATTCTTGTTAGCACGGTTGTTTTCCTATAAGTTCTTTTGTCGCTCAATGTTATTCGCTGACTGTTCACATGCTTGTTAGCAAGGCAATGTCGATTCTGgaaagttcataattttcttggATTTTTTTATCTCTTCCAGGCTCGTAATGCTGCGATAGGCAATAGTTACTTTGTGGGATCAATCAATCGCATTGGAACAGAGGTATTCCCTAATCCGTTTACTTCAGGCGATGGGAAGCCTCAACATACAGATTTTGGGCACTTCTACGGATCCAGTTATTTTTCTGCACCAGATGCATCTTGTACGCCATCACTCTCACGCCACAGAGATGGCTTAATTATATCAGACATGGATCTGACTGCCCGGTATGACATGTACGCAGATATGCTTGCCCATTATGTAAAGCCAGACTTTGCACCTCAAATCATTACAGACCCCCTATTGCAAAAGGTATAGTTAAGGTTGCACAAATCAGATCAATCAATAATCTCTTTTCAGTTTCTCTCTGTAAATGAATTCTGGGCCTTTCTTTTAAATAAGTGATTGTAATTGTAATCCACAAACTGTTACTCCCCCCGTccccctaattagatgacctatttggttttaagttttgtctcataaatagatgacctatttttgttactataagaaatatgtataatttgatagttatgtttatattcgttacgtcggtgttttaaaatgtttttcaacggtataaagtttacgaaaaaccgtgatatagtttaaaagataaatcatttctaagttttactaacatccttgtcttaaaaattgtgcaaactacaactaggtcatctaattagggacggagggagtataacttTATCTAGTGTCTATGTCCACCAGTTGTAATGCCTATGTCCACCTGTTGTTATGAGGTTCGGATAAGCTCTACAAGTCATTATTTGAGGTGTTTCCGTCTCATATTTTTCTAATCCCCTCGTGACGTGTCTCATTTGTTGTTGTTCTATTTTCAAGGTCTGATCTTGGATTTGGTCATTTCAAGCCCCTTTCGGGACTAAAGATTCAACAAAGGTATCTTCTTAAAGAACAATttgctaagagcaactgcagtggtgcgatcaaaaccaaagatcaaagatcaaaaaaaagatcaaattttgggtttagtccgtgttgtcacgtaacggtcccgattaaaatttggtcgcgcgtaatttaaatctccgccctaaaaaaatttcatcgggcgtatctcaaatgtccgcccaatcaatcaccaggcacactttaagtttacgcctgtcaacaggcgtactttaagtttacgccttattttttattttatttttttaatttgaattttcatcgggcgtaatttaaatctccgctcGATCTATTACTTCTTGGTTTATTTTATCTCAACTTGCTTTTTTTCGATTTGAAAATCctgcaacaagcgtactttaaatttacgcccagcaacaagcgtactttaaatttacgcccgactatattaggatttggtatttggtcgcgaccaaatatggtctggaatttgatctttggctgggatttgatctttactccgtcccactgcgtcacgatctcatcccaaatttttggttatactcgcccactgtggatgctctaaggtaTCACGTGGTTGCAAATACAGaccttgtattgaatcatctcatGCACATCCAAGAAGGGTCATGACTCACGGGTGTCCTGGAACTAGGCTTTTGGTAGGAAAAGAATGCATATGACGTTCGCACACGGCACACATGAAGGTCTTGTGTATTTCAGAATGGAAACTTGACAGGGTAACGACGCATATCACATTCAAGTGCATGCCGTCACGTGATCTGGATATTTGCTTGACGAAATCATGAGAATGCTTCATAGCTCTGGTGCTGCGATGCATGTGGCCACAGGGCGAGTCTCTATCCGGCATGTGATTGACTGACGTACTTTTAACATGGTTTAGGTCGATATAAGGTTATCACAAAGCTACAATTACGCCCTCATCATTCTAGTGGTGGTGGTCCACTTGTAAGGAATATGCGTACAGAATTGTGCACTTGCATGGGCATTTATAAGAAATTGttggtgatgattatgatgaagacaATGCGAGATATATCTCGTCACAAGATTGTGATATTTTGAAAGCGAAAAGTGTCACTCGATTTTTGAGAGAAACCCCTTCGACTTGTGCAAGATGATTGATTGCGCTGAGCCTGAGCTTAACTTGTACATAAAACTGCAATTTTTAAAAAATGGATTATAAATTTCTAAGATTTTATGATTATACCCCTCTATTACCGCAACAAGCGAAGAAAATAGTGAGATGGAACAAGGTTCACTAGGTAATCAAATTTCTAATGATGATCAGGGGAAGACAAAGCGCATAATATAAGCACATGCATGCCAACAACTTTGACAATTATATGGCAATCCAAGTGGGTGTTGGATCTAGCTAGAAACACCATTTTCATGTTAATGTTGTTGTCTTCAGCGACTACAAGACTAAttaataatcatttttttttttttcttttgtagggTGTGTATTTGAGATCTTATTGTTCTTCTTCGAATCcaagatctttttgatccaaaccCAAATCCACTGTTTATATAGAATTTTGATGCAATAAATAAACATATCTGGAATTTCATTAGATCATTCAGCCTTGTATCAACTAAAGAGATTAGGTTAGCCATATATGGTTGTAAGATGATCATCCCATGCACAAGAGTAGGTATAGAATACGGCACACACGCAGTGGTCCCGAAGAGCATGTGCATTTTACATGTATCAAATAATGTCTTTGTCATCTCTTCTCTTGTTAGCCCCTAAATGATTGAACAAACAAGATAATGATAATGTCAAATAGAAACTACACATAATTAAACTAAAgtaaatactaaaaggaaaataattttATTGGAAGACTCACTTAAGAAAATTAAGTGGGAGATAACTTGAGACAGTATGATGCACACTCTTGAGCTTAGAGCCACTAATTACGAATCTTGAGATGATCAAAGTATGTGACATTTTGCCATTATCAATCGAACTAATTATTTGATATTAGTTATATCACGTGCGTCACCAAATCAAACGCAATGATATAATTTGATGGTAATGGCAATGGATCTTAAAATCtatcgattcaacatattatgtgAGATTGTGAGGTGTCAATCCAAAGCGCCCTTGAACCACTTGGTATCAAACAAGTGTCCTACATATATAGGTCCTTCACCAAATATCTTTTATATGAAAATTTTGTCGAGCTACTGATCAATTCTGTAATCGCATCAGCCATTAGAAATATAAAATACAGTGTAGTAGCATGTATCATATACCGCAATGTTTTATACGCAGTACTAAAATCAGCGTGCTAGGAGGGA
This is a stretch of genomic DNA from Papaver somniferum cultivar HN1 chromosome 1, ASM357369v1, whole genome shotgun sequence. It encodes these proteins:
- the LOC113294104 gene encoding beta-ureidopropionase-like — encoded protein: MNTREDKIVTSENGEENDKESPGKEGSICGFDSLNQLLSSSLKPQVYQEVTRLLQGLNCGKPLESVALPDSATTLSSNHGFDLKAFSFHADKELMREPRIVRVGLIQNSIALPTTHPFLDQKRALFQKLKPIIEAAGASGVNILCLQEAWTMPFGFCTREKSWCEFAEPVDGESTQFLSGLAQKYNMVIVSPILERDVNHGETIWNTAVIIGNHGNIIGNHRKNHIPRVGDFNESTYYMEGNTGHPVFETAYGRIAVNICYGRHHPLNWMGFGLNGAEIVFNPSATVGELSEPMWPIEARNAAIGNSYFVGSINRIGTEVFPNPFTSGDGKPQHTDFGHFYGSSYFSAPDASCTPSLSRHRDGLIISDMDLTARYDMYADMLAHYVKPDFAPQIITDPLLQKV